A region from the Brassica napus cultivar Da-Ae chromosome A2 unlocalized genomic scaffold, Da-Ae chrA02_Random_1, whole genome shotgun sequence genome encodes:
- the LOC106383194 gene encoding uncharacterized protein LOC106383194 isoform X2, whose translation MDSKTSSRHETLSVSQAWLLDQYGVLHDGKQPYPGAISTLKNLATVGAKIVIISNSSRRASTTMEKLQGLGFDPSFFTGAITSGELTHQSLQRRDDPWFAALGRSCIHITWKDRGAISLEGLDLNVVENVEDADFVLAHGTEAIGLSSGGVSPMPLEELEKILEKSAAKGLPMIVANPDYVTVEANVFHIMPGTLAAKYEELGGEVKWMGKPHKMIYESAMAIAGVDNPGEAIAVGDSLHHDVKGANVAGIESVFITGGIHGSELGLTSFDETASLDSVKTLVAKHNAFPSYVLSAFKW comes from the exons ATGGACTCAAAGACATCGTCGAGACACGAAACTTTAAG TGTGTCACAGGCATGGCTCTTAGATCAATATGGAGTCCTTCATGATGGCAAACAACCTTACCCCGGCGCAATCTCAACTT TAAAGAATCTAGCAACAGTGGGTGCCAAGATAGTGATCATAAGCAACTCCTCTAGACGTGCTTCAACCACAATGGAAAAGCTCCAAGGCCTTGGCTTTGATCCTTCTTTCTTCACTGGAGCTATAACCAGTGGTGAACTAACCCATCAATCTTTACAAAG GAGAGATGATCCTTGGTTTGCTGCACTAGGAAGGTCTTGTATTCACATTACTTGGAAAGATCGAGGAGCAATCTCTTTAGAG GGTTTGGATCTAAATGTTGTGGAGAATGTGGAAGACGCTGACTTTGTTCTAGCGCACGGCACTGAAGCCATAGGACTTTCTTCAGGAGGTGTATCCCCCATGCCTCTCGAGGAGCTTGAGAAGATCTTGGAGAAATCCGCAGCTAAAGGACTCCCAATGATCGTTGCTAATCCGGATTACGTGACCGTGGAAGCAAACGTTTTCCACATCATGCCGGGTACACTGGCTGCCAAGTATGAAGAACTTGGAGGAGAAGTGAAATGGATGGGGAAGCCTCACAAGATGATCTATGAGTCTGCTATGGCCATTGCAGGAGTTGATAATCCAGGGGAGGCTATTGCAGTGGGAGACTCGCTTCACCATGATGTAAAGGGAGCTAATGTTGCGGGGATTGAATCAGTGTTTATCACTGGAGGGATTCATGGTAGTGAGCTTGGTTTGACTTCTTTTGATGAAACTGCGAGTCTAGACTCGGTTAAGACCCTTGTTGCTAAACACAATGCGTTCCCGTCTTATGTTTTGTCTGCTTTTAAGTGGTAG
- the LOC106383194 gene encoding uncharacterized protein LOC106383194 isoform X1: protein MLSSPHLSQPMNGLKDIVETRNFKAWLLDQYGVLHDGKQPYPGAISTLKNLATVGAKIVIISNSSRRASTTMEKLQGLGFDPSFFTGAITSGELTHQSLQRRDDPWFAALGRSCIHITWKDRGAISLEGLDLNVVENVEDADFVLAHGTEAIGLSSGGVSPMPLEELEKILEKSAAKGLPMIVANPDYVTVEANVFHIMPGTLAAKYEELGGEVKWMGKPHKMIYESAMAIAGVDNPGEAIAVGDSLHHDVKGANVAGIESVFITGGIHGSELGLTSFDETASLDSVKTLVAKHNAFPSYVLSAFKW, encoded by the exons ATGCTCTCTTCTCCGCATCTCTCCCAGCCAATGAATGGACTCAAAGACATCGTCGAGACACGAAACTTTAAG GCATGGCTCTTAGATCAATATGGAGTCCTTCATGATGGCAAACAACCTTACCCCGGCGCAATCTCAACTT TAAAGAATCTAGCAACAGTGGGTGCCAAGATAGTGATCATAAGCAACTCCTCTAGACGTGCTTCAACCACAATGGAAAAGCTCCAAGGCCTTGGCTTTGATCCTTCTTTCTTCACTGGAGCTATAACCAGTGGTGAACTAACCCATCAATCTTTACAAAG GAGAGATGATCCTTGGTTTGCTGCACTAGGAAGGTCTTGTATTCACATTACTTGGAAAGATCGAGGAGCAATCTCTTTAGAG GGTTTGGATCTAAATGTTGTGGAGAATGTGGAAGACGCTGACTTTGTTCTAGCGCACGGCACTGAAGCCATAGGACTTTCTTCAGGAGGTGTATCCCCCATGCCTCTCGAGGAGCTTGAGAAGATCTTGGAGAAATCCGCAGCTAAAGGACTCCCAATGATCGTTGCTAATCCGGATTACGTGACCGTGGAAGCAAACGTTTTCCACATCATGCCGGGTACACTGGCTGCCAAGTATGAAGAACTTGGAGGAGAAGTGAAATGGATGGGGAAGCCTCACAAGATGATCTATGAGTCTGCTATGGCCATTGCAGGAGTTGATAATCCAGGGGAGGCTATTGCAGTGGGAGACTCGCTTCACCATGATGTAAAGGGAGCTAATGTTGCGGGGATTGAATCAGTGTTTATCACTGGAGGGATTCATGGTAGTGAGCTTGGTTTGACTTCTTTTGATGAAACTGCGAGTCTAGACTCGGTTAAGACCCTTGTTGCTAAACACAATGCGTTCCCGTCTTATGTTTTGTCTGCTTTTAAGTGGTAG